A genome region from Natronobeatus ordinarius includes the following:
- a CDS encoding PGF-CTERM sorting domain-containing protein: MSALRLSSPNRSSIVPIALAVLVALSVAMAGVTAAATHAPPPGTDAISVAAIDADDHRAHANPAVLAGVDPTAPPIEAEYVQEVPDEDDPWFEAADRDGAWISYINPRDEYRSPYLGDGSGKICVTLLNENGEVIVGESVPNTSVAIPTGDELEWHTSADPFTVEYPLTEHYERPLDADQFGTKPDLPQGDGYLDSHCLEWHGLPEDETVEYGEAEVQGEYADWIEVVGYIQVENEAWESDVDPLEDAVSYEEAGGGWTYEPDGSHGQAVVVLQLDPPAEAYEDEDEDEDENDTGDEREGEGGDDGDEGNETVAGGDDDSGDDGSDDADELPGFGAPVALVALLIGGLVAAARSRSGR, encoded by the coding sequence ATGTCCGCGCTACGACTCAGCTCACCGAACCGCTCGTCGATCGTTCCCATCGCCCTCGCTGTCCTCGTTGCCCTCTCGGTCGCGATGGCCGGCGTAACGGCGGCTGCGACCCACGCACCTCCGCCGGGAACTGACGCCATTTCCGTCGCTGCCATCGATGCCGACGACCACCGCGCACACGCGAACCCGGCCGTGCTCGCGGGCGTCGATCCGACTGCGCCACCGATCGAAGCGGAGTACGTCCAGGAAGTGCCCGACGAGGACGATCCCTGGTTCGAGGCCGCCGACCGGGACGGAGCCTGGATCAGCTACATCAACCCCCGTGACGAGTACCGCAGCCCGTACCTCGGTGACGGCTCCGGAAAGATCTGCGTCACGCTGCTCAACGAAAACGGCGAGGTCATCGTCGGCGAGAGCGTCCCGAACACGTCCGTGGCGATTCCGACCGGTGACGAACTCGAGTGGCACACCTCGGCCGATCCGTTCACCGTCGAGTACCCGCTGACCGAGCACTACGAACGACCCCTCGACGCCGACCAGTTTGGGACCAAACCCGATCTCCCACAGGGTGACGGCTACCTCGACAGCCACTGTCTCGAATGGCACGGGCTCCCCGAAGACGAGACCGTCGAGTACGGCGAGGCCGAGGTCCAGGGCGAATACGCCGACTGGATCGAGGTCGTCGGCTACATCCAGGTGGAGAACGAGGCCTGGGAATCCGACGTCGATCCGCTCGAGGACGCCGTCTCCTACGAGGAAGCCGGCGGCGGCTGGACCTACGAACCGGACGGCTCACACGGCCAGGCCGTCGTCGTCCTCCAGCTCGATCCGCCGGCGGAAGCCTACGAGGATGAGGACGAGGACGAGGACGAGAACGACACTGGAGACGAGCGCGAAGGTGAGGGCGGTGATGACGGCGACGAAGGCAACGAGACGGTCGCCGGCGGTGACGACGATAGCGGCGACGATGGAAGCGACGACGCCGACGAACTGCCGGGCTTTGGCGCCCCCGTCGCTCTCGTCGCCCTTCTGATCGGCGGGCTCGTGGCGGCCGCCCGCTCGAGGAGCGGACGCTGA
- a CDS encoding potassium channel family protein, giving the protein MGNYRTLRRQAFELFEPELGGRVGNYVDWFIMALIAANVAAVILETVDALAVSYGSFFHYFELFSVVVFTIEYVSRVWSSVDNPDFEGPITGRLKFASRPLLIVDLLAILPFYLVVAGFQADLRFLRALRLIRLFRLLKLARYSRAMQSFSVVIEEKKEKLVLAFSSNILLLVLASSVMYYIENPYQPEAFSSIPRAFWWGVATLTTVGYGDVHPITPLGQFVGAIVAMLGIGLFALPASILASGFIEQAGDDDPSGQYCPHCGEKLE; this is encoded by the coding sequence ATGGGGAACTACAGAACGCTGCGTAGGCAAGCGTTCGAACTCTTCGAGCCGGAGTTAGGAGGACGGGTCGGGAACTACGTCGATTGGTTCATCATGGCGCTGATCGCCGCCAACGTCGCGGCCGTAATCCTCGAAACCGTCGACGCGCTTGCTGTGTCCTACGGCTCGTTTTTCCACTACTTCGAACTCTTCTCCGTCGTCGTGTTCACGATCGAATACGTCAGCCGCGTCTGGTCGTCGGTCGACAATCCCGATTTCGAGGGCCCCATCACTGGCCGCCTCAAGTTCGCCTCACGACCACTGTTGATCGTGGACCTCCTCGCAATCTTGCCGTTTTACTTAGTCGTTGCTGGCTTCCAGGCGGATCTCCGATTCCTCCGCGCCCTTCGATTAATTCGCCTGTTCCGACTGCTCAAGCTCGCTCGGTACTCGAGGGCCATGCAGTCGTTCAGCGTCGTTATCGAGGAGAAAAAAGAGAAGCTCGTGCTGGCGTTCTCTTCGAATATCTTGCTTCTCGTGTTGGCCTCGAGCGTGATGTACTACATCGAGAACCCATACCAGCCGGAAGCGTTCTCCTCGATTCCGCGGGCCTTCTGGTGGGGTGTCGCAACCCTCACGACCGTTGGCTACGGCGACGTCCATCCAATCACCCCACTGGGACAGTTCGTCGGTGCCATCGTTGCGATGCTCGGAATCGGTCTGTTCGCCCTCCCCGCGTCGATCCTCGCCTCGGGATTCATCGAACAGGCGGGTGACGACGATCCCAGCGGCCAGTACTGTCCCCACTGCGGGGAGAAACTCGAGTGA
- a CDS encoding fumarylacetoacetate hydrolase family protein, whose product MKYVRFRDPAGAVRRGTLEDGSVHFANETYDFDGDEIDILPPCEPSKLVCIGKNYADHAAEMDSEVPDRPMLFLKPPNTLAAHGDTVTVPAGKERIDYEAELGVVIGEQCRHVPEADAMDVIAGYTCVNDVSNRDDQRQEQNWVRGKAFDGAAPIGPVLATPDELPENPFVRSRVNGELKQDGSLEQLIFPIPELIAEITTFLTLEPGDVIATGTPEGVGPLADGDAVEIEVEGVGTLEHSVRIP is encoded by the coding sequence ATGAAGTACGTTCGATTCCGCGATCCGGCCGGCGCAGTCCGACGCGGCACGCTCGAGGACGGCTCCGTCCACTTCGCGAACGAAACCTACGACTTCGACGGCGACGAGATCGATATCCTCCCGCCGTGTGAGCCCTCGAAGCTCGTCTGCATCGGGAAGAACTACGCGGATCACGCCGCGGAAATGGACTCAGAGGTCCCCGACCGACCGATGCTCTTTCTCAAGCCGCCGAACACGCTGGCGGCTCACGGCGACACCGTCACCGTCCCAGCCGGGAAAGAGCGCATCGACTACGAGGCCGAACTCGGCGTCGTGATCGGCGAGCAGTGTCGCCACGTCCCCGAGGCCGACGCGATGGACGTTATCGCGGGCTACACCTGCGTCAACGACGTCTCGAACCGCGACGACCAGCGCCAGGAACAGAACTGGGTGCGCGGGAAGGCATTCGACGGCGCGGCCCCGATCGGCCCCGTGCTCGCCACCCCTGACGAGCTCCCCGAGAATCCCTTCGTTCGCTCGCGGGTCAACGGCGAGTTGAAACAGGACGGCAGCCTCGAGCAGCTCATCTTCCCGATCCCCGAACTCATCGCGGAGATCACGACGTTTCTTACCCTCGAGCCCGGCGACGTGATCGCCACCGGGACGCCCGAAGGCGTCGGCCCGCTGGCCGACGGCGACGCGGTCGAGATTGAGGTCGAGGGCGTGGGCACCCTCGAGCACTCGGTTCGCATCCCCTGA
- a CDS encoding MBL fold metallo-hydrolase, with translation MTARYGAVTVDWLGYATVRIEGRTGAVVYVDPGRYGVLEEYDARDGDLILVSHDHHYDPDGIRRVAHEDALVVVHEAVDADRIDRDVAQPESLPYTVERVRADETFVVGPLDLYTTPAYNEPGGPHTRANGEPYHPEGSGCGYGVTIDGATVFWPGDTDVLPVHEELDVDVFLPPIGGSFTMDRHEAAALAAAMEPGLVLPIHYDTFEALEADDEAFVVDVASRGVPVVLDR, from the coding sequence ATGACAGCGCGATACGGCGCGGTGACCGTCGACTGGCTCGGCTACGCGACCGTCAGAATCGAGGGGCGCACCGGCGCGGTCGTCTACGTCGATCCCGGCCGGTACGGTGTCCTCGAGGAGTACGACGCCCGCGACGGCGACCTGATCCTGGTCAGCCACGACCACCACTACGATCCCGACGGCATTCGGCGAGTGGCCCACGAGGACGCGCTCGTCGTGGTTCACGAGGCCGTCGACGCCGATCGGATCGACCGCGACGTTGCACAGCCCGAGTCGTTGCCGTACACCGTCGAGCGCGTCCGCGCGGACGAGACGTTCGTCGTCGGCCCGCTCGACCTCTACACGACGCCCGCGTACAACGAACCCGGGGGCCCACACACGCGAGCGAACGGCGAGCCCTACCACCCTGAAGGATCCGGTTGCGGCTACGGGGTGACGATCGACGGCGCCACCGTTTTCTGGCCGGGCGACACCGACGTACTGCCGGTCCACGAGGAGCTGGACGTCGACGTCTTCCTTCCGCCGATCGGCGGCAGTTTCACCATGGATCGCCACGAGGCAGCCGCCCTCGCAGCGGCGATGGAGCCGGGACTCGTTCTGCCGATCCACTACGACACGTTCGAAGCGCTCGAGGCGGACGACGAGGCGTTCGTCGTCGACGTCGCGAGCCGCGGTGTGCCCGTGGTCCTCGATCGGTGA
- a CDS encoding DNA topoisomerase IV subunit A encodes MSTDKSQQAQERLIDLAAQFYDQFELGEIPHMAVPTRTKSNIEYDEEMGVWVYGDRTSTRSANSVRGARKLLKAVYTIEFLTNQLEQDRSSTLRELYYLSESWDNENAQFGDQDESNGLIEDLEIVSGVTREDFHMRPEESGATIMGPLHLREQTRRGEREIHCQEDVGEGGYQIPNNPDTIDFLGSDAEFILAVETGGMRDRLVENGFDEEYGALIVHLKGQPARATRRITKRLHDELDIPVTVFTDGDPWSYRIYGSVAYGSIKSAHLSEYLATPEAQFIGIQPEDIVEYDLPTDPLSDSDKNALESELSDPRFQTDYWEEQIELQLEIEKKSEQQSLASYGLDFVTETYLPERLEKMGVI; translated from the coding sequence ATGAGCACGGACAAGAGCCAGCAGGCCCAGGAGCGCCTGATCGACCTCGCGGCACAGTTTTACGACCAGTTCGAACTGGGGGAGATCCCCCACATGGCCGTCCCGACGCGGACCAAGAGCAACATCGAATACGACGAGGAGATGGGGGTGTGGGTGTACGGCGACCGGACCTCGACCCGGTCGGCGAACTCCGTCCGCGGCGCGCGCAAGCTGCTGAAGGCCGTCTACACGATCGAATTCCTCACGAACCAGCTCGAGCAGGATCGATCCTCGACCCTGCGTGAACTGTACTACCTCTCCGAAAGCTGGGACAACGAGAACGCCCAGTTCGGCGACCAGGACGAGTCCAACGGCCTGATCGAGGACTTAGAGATCGTCTCGGGGGTCACTCGCGAAGACTTCCACATGCGCCCGGAGGAGTCGGGCGCGACGATCATGGGGCCGCTGCACTTACGCGAGCAGACCCGCCGTGGCGAGCGCGAGATCCACTGCCAGGAGGACGTCGGCGAGGGCGGCTACCAGATTCCGAACAACCCCGACACGATCGACTTTCTCGGCTCGGACGCGGAGTTCATCCTCGCCGTCGAGACCGGTGGGATGCGCGACCGGCTGGTCGAGAACGGCTTCGACGAGGAGTACGGCGCGCTGATCGTCCACCTGAAGGGCCAACCCGCCCGGGCGACCCGCCGCATCACGAAACGCCTGCACGACGAACTCGACATCCCGGTGACGGTCTTCACCGACGGCGACCCGTGGTCCTATCGGATCTACGGCTCCGTCGCCTACGGCTCGATCAAGTCTGCTCACCTCTCGGAGTACCTCGCCACCCCAGAAGCGCAGTTCATCGGCATCCAGCCCGAGGACATCGTCGAGTACGACCTGCCGACCGACCCCCTCAGCGACTCCGATAAGAACGCCTTAGAGAGCGAACTCTCCGATCCCCGGTTCCAGACCGACTACTGGGAAGAACAGATCGAACTGCAACTCGAGATCGAGAAGAAATCCGAACAGCAGTCGCTGGCCTCCTACGGGCTCGACTTCGTCACTGAGACGTATCTTCCGGAACGACTCGAGAAGATGGGCGTCATCTAG
- a CDS encoding DNA topoisomerase VI subunit B, whose product MTSFQSTLGDEPGIAEELAENQRAISIAEFFEKNKHMLGFDSGARGLVTAVKEAVDNALDAAEEAGILPDIYVEIQEDGDYYRLIVEDNGPGITKESLPKVFGKLLYGSRFHAREQSLTPSQRLLVRRNGEIEFVEIGTLCDAYLPQDGDGTAPIPDEIEVPSFNRETLEMTWQPVTHAIRHETEERTYEITTQKGRTVEVTGNHSVFSLTKDGETTEVKAGELEAGDVLLTPRRLPGPEDPLEEVNVLEHIAAEQLEGRRLYVYGFETETLAELRTGELIRKKPTEDSSRERYYYRYEGVDVLRDSLEQNYIEKGYLPAQLVLKLGWEERAADCELKTYQVGGKETTMPVTLPIDDALVEMLAYYVSEGHVGDRQVGFTFGSHEIELIEATEQAVAGITGSSTTVQRERNSTRVKAFASPLAMFLESTCGCSAEEKRIPEFVFRAPPERQQRFIAALYQGDGSDAHPSNELSHTTTSETLARQLAVLWNRHGVLASTETVENASGYAEESTTAYRTKVYGEDVNVSDVFTTKRDTSQQQYKRIPTSLLEDVRAGHVGNMTVPDTIPGLLMGAGVGSSVEHAEIYQSLIEDALAGEYVEKPRYVHNLREKGLLDEDHRPTDRLEELWETIQTLHGFTDTDMCLLPVKSVEETEPPEYVYDISVPGATGSDENFVVCNEGPVSVKNSRGQQGIGISAAVLYSQLTSGKPAKITSRTQGSEEAQYFELIVDTDENEPEISVDRTTNWDRPHGTRIELEMEANMRARQQLHDYVQHTAVVNPHARLELREPKAHFKFERATDQLPEETEEIRPHPHGVELGTVIKMLNATDSHSISGFLQEEFTRVGKKTADSIVDAFRDRHFGREMTWTPPAATDGVDLVAIVEEATVNKGAEATTAFAETIADDLSSRDRFAHHELLAVVADAAAAVEAEHGTTFGDTVQENAVEAAWNAVVGIGDDEQADETDGELEEDHSRIVTDLYELADEATSTRKDDAVVHAFAVRLAGTFEDEDDHRHRLTRKQLRESVDRAADLTEEYDDVAFGDTARENVTDAVWDVMGTVPDDPPLVRELADDRDAASNLVDAMRATDIMAPPTRCLSPISAELIEAGLKKEFDADFYAAATRDAGVHGGDPFVVEAGIAYGGEIEAEGTVDVLRFANRVPLVYQRGACATTDVVKGIGWRNYGLDQPGGSGLPNGPAVVMIHVASTNVPFTSESKDAVANVPEIEDEIELAIREAARELKSYLNKRRSMEKRRKKQNVLGQILPEMAQKVADVTGRPEPNIDDAIARIMNNVLVERRIEANGDGRSVQVVVENHSSTSESFELTEIVSAEPTNLTDGATVVEMDGEWFVKWDADVPSGEEVALEYEVSADASFDLDVKGVEAEKLTVTDQ is encoded by the coding sequence ATGACGTCGTTCCAGTCGACACTCGGCGACGAGCCGGGGATCGCCGAGGAGCTGGCCGAGAACCAGCGAGCGATCTCCATCGCCGAGTTCTTCGAGAAGAACAAGCACATGCTGGGCTTCGACAGCGGCGCTCGAGGCCTGGTCACGGCCGTCAAGGAGGCCGTCGACAACGCCCTCGACGCCGCAGAGGAAGCCGGCATCCTCCCCGACATCTACGTCGAGATCCAGGAGGATGGTGACTATTACCGGCTGATCGTCGAGGACAACGGACCGGGAATCACCAAGGAGTCGCTGCCGAAGGTCTTCGGGAAACTGCTCTATGGTTCGCGGTTCCACGCCAGAGAACAGTCGTTGACTCCGAGCCAGCGACTCCTGGTCCGGCGAAACGGCGAGATCGAGTTCGTCGAGATCGGGACGCTCTGTGACGCGTACCTACCCCAGGACGGCGACGGAACCGCACCGATCCCCGACGAGATCGAGGTGCCGTCGTTCAACCGCGAGACCCTCGAGATGACCTGGCAGCCGGTCACGCACGCGATCCGGCACGAAACCGAGGAACGTACCTACGAGATTACGACACAGAAGGGGCGGACCGTCGAGGTGACTGGCAACCACAGCGTTTTCTCTCTGACAAAAGACGGTGAGACGACGGAAGTCAAAGCCGGCGAACTCGAGGCCGGCGACGTCCTCTTGACGCCGCGTCGGCTCCCGGGTCCCGAGGACCCCCTCGAGGAAGTCAACGTTCTGGAACATATAGCAGCCGAACAACTCGAGGGACGCCGGCTCTACGTCTACGGCTTCGAAACCGAGACGCTCGCCGAACTCAGGACGGGCGAACTGATCCGGAAAAAGCCCACCGAGGACAGCAGCCGGGAACGGTACTACTACCGATACGAGGGCGTCGACGTCCTTCGTGACAGTCTCGAGCAAAACTACATCGAGAAGGGGTACCTCCCCGCACAGCTCGTGTTGAAACTGGGGTGGGAGGAACGGGCTGCCGACTGTGAACTCAAGACCTACCAGGTCGGTGGTAAGGAGACGACGATGCCGGTTACACTCCCAATCGACGACGCGCTCGTCGAGATGCTCGCCTACTACGTCTCCGAAGGGCACGTCGGTGACCGACAGGTTGGATTCACTTTCGGATCACACGAGATCGAACTCATCGAGGCGACGGAGCAGGCGGTCGCGGGAATCACCGGCTCGAGCACGACGGTCCAGCGGGAACGGAACTCGACTCGGGTCAAGGCGTTCGCCTCGCCACTCGCGATGTTCCTGGAGTCTACGTGTGGGTGCTCCGCGGAGGAAAAGCGTATTCCGGAGTTCGTGTTCCGGGCACCGCCAGAGCGACAACAGCGGTTCATCGCCGCGTTGTATCAGGGCGACGGCTCCGACGCGCACCCGAGCAACGAACTCTCACATACGACGACGAGCGAGACGCTCGCACGACAACTCGCCGTCCTCTGGAACCGTCACGGCGTGCTGGCGAGTACGGAGACAGTCGAAAACGCAAGCGGCTACGCAGAGGAATCGACGACGGCCTATCGAACGAAAGTCTACGGTGAAGACGTCAACGTGTCTGACGTCTTCACCACGAAACGGGACACGTCCCAACAGCAGTACAAACGGATTCCGACGTCCTTACTCGAGGACGTCCGCGCCGGTCACGTCGGGAATATGACCGTCCCAGACACGATTCCGGGGCTGTTGATGGGTGCAGGTGTCGGCTCGAGCGTCGAACACGCGGAGATCTACCAGTCGCTGATCGAGGACGCCCTCGCGGGCGAGTACGTCGAGAAACCGCGATACGTCCACAACCTCAGAGAAAAGGGACTTCTCGACGAGGATCACAGGCCCACCGACCGTCTCGAGGAACTCTGGGAGACGATCCAGACTCTCCACGGGTTCACCGACACGGACATGTGCCTGCTCCCGGTGAAATCGGTCGAAGAAACCGAACCGCCGGAGTACGTCTACGACATCTCGGTGCCAGGCGCGACCGGCTCCGACGAGAACTTCGTCGTCTGTAACGAGGGACCAGTGAGCGTGAAAAACAGCCGTGGCCAGCAGGGTATCGGTATCTCCGCGGCAGTCCTCTACAGCCAGCTCACCAGCGGCAAACCTGCGAAGATCACGAGCCGAACCCAGGGTTCCGAGGAAGCCCAGTACTTCGAACTCATCGTCGATACCGACGAGAACGAACCCGAGATCAGCGTCGATCGGACCACGAACTGGGATCGTCCCCACGGCACGCGCATCGAACTCGAGATGGAAGCGAACATGCGCGCGCGCCAGCAGCTCCACGACTACGTTCAGCACACGGCGGTCGTCAACCCCCACGCGCGCCTCGAGCTCAGGGAGCCGAAGGCCCACTTCAAGTTCGAGCGAGCGACCGACCAGCTTCCCGAGGAGACCGAGGAGATCCGCCCGCACCCCCACGGGGTCGAACTCGGCACCGTGATCAAGATGTTGAACGCGACCGATTCGCACTCGATCTCCGGCTTCCTCCAGGAGGAGTTCACCCGCGTGGGCAAGAAGACAGCCGACTCGATCGTCGACGCCTTCCGCGACCGCCACTTCGGCCGCGAGATGACCTGGACGCCGCCCGCAGCCACTGACGGCGTCGACCTCGTCGCCATCGTCGAAGAGGCGACCGTCAACAAGGGTGCGGAGGCGACGACCGCCTTCGCGGAAACGATCGCCGACGACCTCTCGAGTCGGGATCGGTTCGCCCACCACGAACTGCTCGCAGTCGTCGCCGACGCCGCGGCGGCCGTCGAGGCCGAGCACGGAACGACGTTCGGCGACACCGTTCAGGAGAACGCCGTCGAGGCGGCCTGGAACGCGGTCGTCGGGATCGGCGACGACGAGCAGGCCGACGAAACCGACGGCGAGCTCGAGGAGGATCACTCCCGGATCGTCACGGACCTGTACGAGCTCGCCGACGAGGCGACGAGTACCCGCAAGGACGACGCGGTCGTCCACGCCTTCGCGGTTCGACTCGCCGGGACGTTCGAGGACGAGGACGACCACCGACACCGACTCACCCGGAAACAACTCCGGGAGTCCGTCGACCGCGCGGCCGACCTCACCGAGGAGTACGACGACGTGGCCTTCGGCGACACCGCCCGAGAGAACGTCACCGACGCGGTCTGGGACGTGATGGGAACCGTGCCGGACGACCCGCCGCTCGTGCGCGAGCTGGCGGACGACCGGGACGCCGCGAGCAATCTGGTCGACGCGATGCGGGCGACCGACATCATGGCGCCACCGACGCGGTGTCTCTCGCCCATCTCCGCCGAGTTGATCGAGGCGGGCCTGAAAAAGGAGTTCGACGCTGACTTCTACGCCGCGGCGACCCGCGACGCCGGGGTCCACGGCGGCGACCCGTTCGTCGTCGAGGCCGGTATCGCCTACGGCGGCGAGATCGAGGCCGAGGGAACCGTCGACGTTCTGCGCTTTGCCAACCGGGTCCCGCTCGTCTACCAGCGCGGGGCGTGTGCGACGACGGACGTCGTGAAGGGCATCGGTTGGCGAAACTACGGGCTGGACCAGCCCGGCGGCTCCGGTCTGCCGAACGGTCCGGCCGTCGTGATGATTCACGTGGCGTCGACGAACGTCCCCTTCACCAGCGAGTCGAAAGACGCCGTCGCGAACGTCCCCGAGATCGAAGACGAGATCGAACTCGCGATCCGGGAAGCGGCCCGCGAACTCAAGAGCTACCTCAATAAGCGCCGCTCGATGGAGAAACGGCGCAAGAAACAGAACGTCCTCGGACAGATCCTCCCGGAGATGGCCCAGAAGGTCGCCGACGTGACCGGCCGGCCGGAACCCAACATCGACGACGCCATCGCCCGGATCATGAACAACGTCCTCGTCGAGCGCCGGATCGAGGCAAACGGCGACGGCCGGTCGGTCCAGGTCGTCGTCGAGAACCACTCGAGTACGAGCGAATCGTTCGAACTGACGGAGATCGTCTCGGCCGAGCCAACGAACCTCACCGACGGCGCGACCGTCGTCGAGATGGACGGCGAGTGGTTCGTCAAGTGGGACGCCGACGTGCCGAGCGGCGAGGAGGTCGCCCTCGAGTACGAGGTGAGTGCGGACGCATCGTTCGACCTCGACGTGAAGGGGGTCGAGGCGGAGAAACTGACGGTGACGGACCAATGA
- a CDS encoding RNA-guided endonuclease InsQ/TnpB family protein — translation MGDVIRTVTVKLDVPEERCDDLHQTKDQFLHCANTTAEWAWRHPHDSCVTSKQKAENALYDRLRSETELTANLVQKGIRRAIEATKSGVARLKNGDRTSQPHFDAWSVVYDKRSATFHRDHVSLSTVNGRVECDYVIPTDPDGTPIGDYLLNEDYEFRMSTLQYDRSTESFYLHARMRRLERDEQSTTPSSDAKHRTVLGVDLNVDGSLAVTSTGAFIGNADEMNHRRREFEKTRGSLQQTGTRSAHLSIQSMKDREHRWMQDELHRASNQILEEARDHDCTHIAFENLTDIRKRMAGAKRFHAWAFRRLYQYVEYKAEMFGIEVEQVSPAYTSQRCSSCGFTHESNRRSKHQFVCQKCEYELNADYNASKNIARKHLNRLRSGQKSSSGGAPCQCALKSGMLNLNGKFHASVKSTAEGESTDKPTTSVVGY, via the coding sequence ATGGGGGACGTGATTCGCACCGTTACCGTCAAACTCGACGTACCTGAGGAGCGGTGCGACGACCTCCATCAAACGAAAGACCAGTTCCTCCATTGTGCGAACACCACCGCAGAGTGGGCGTGGAGACACCCACACGACTCCTGTGTAACCTCGAAGCAGAAAGCAGAGAACGCCCTCTACGACAGACTTCGTAGTGAGACGGAGTTGACCGCGAACCTCGTCCAGAAAGGGATTCGACGGGCTATCGAGGCCACAAAAAGCGGTGTCGCCCGCCTCAAGAACGGAGACAGGACGAGTCAACCGCACTTCGATGCGTGGAGCGTTGTCTACGACAAACGAAGCGCGACGTTCCACCGCGACCACGTCTCTCTGTCCACAGTGAACGGTCGTGTCGAGTGCGACTACGTGATTCCCACTGATCCAGATGGAACCCCGATTGGTGACTACCTGTTGAACGAGGATTACGAGTTCCGCATGTCCACGTTACAGTACGACCGTTCCACAGAGTCGTTCTATCTTCATGCACGAATGCGCCGACTCGAACGTGACGAACAGTCTACGACCCCTTCTTCCGATGCCAAGCACAGAACAGTCCTTGGCGTTGACCTGAACGTGGACGGTTCGCTCGCCGTCACTTCCACAGGCGCGTTTATCGGGAACGCTGACGAGATGAATCATCGACGCCGAGAGTTCGAGAAGACTCGCGGGTCGCTACAACAGACGGGAACGCGGTCTGCGCACCTGTCGATTCAGTCGATGAAAGACCGCGAACACCGCTGGATGCAGGATGAACTCCACCGGGCCTCAAACCAGATTCTCGAAGAAGCCCGCGACCACGACTGTACGCATATCGCGTTCGAGAACCTGACCGATATTCGCAAGCGGATGGCTGGTGCAAAGCGATTCCACGCATGGGCGTTCCGACGCCTGTACCAGTACGTCGAATACAAAGCCGAGATGTTCGGTATCGAGGTCGAACAGGTGAGTCCGGCGTACACAAGCCAGCGGTGTTCGTCTTGTGGGTTTACCCACGAATCGAATCGGCGGTCGAAACACCAGTTCGTGTGTCAGAAGTGTGAGTACGAACTGAACGCGGATTATAACGCGAGCAAGAACATCGCTCGTAAGCATCTCAACCGTCTCCGCTCGGGGCAGAAGTCTTCGAGTGGAGGCGCACCCTGTCAGTGTGCGCTAAAGTCAGGGATGTTGAACCTGAACGGCAAGTTCCATGCCTCCGTCAAATCGACGGCAGAAGGGGAGTCCACTGACAAGCCCACGACTTCAGTCGTGGGTTACTGA
- a CDS encoding DUF2250 domain-containing protein, with product MAVSRAEIERLRTEADTIFTRIDAVETALERARTESGDHWESGELTLTLETPAGESIDVTLDLEASAAENAQRRYERAGTLEAELEEREAVAGELDAELTAIDGTCEELASSGLVAVDSAGDGGVTDYRLSETGEQLLAHLEKREGRVDFLRWLEDAATLARRLWRGGPDYPQLTAVEVGLDLGHVRQLYRAMEAVRLVETYDGSIIKGTERKLKPKTETHRKHTYYVSNPRLKSWACQWTPLLPSI from the coding sequence ATGGCGGTCTCACGGGCCGAGATCGAGCGTCTTCGGACGGAAGCCGACACTATCTTCACCCGAATCGACGCCGTCGAGACGGCGCTCGAGCGCGCCCGGACCGAGTCGGGCGACCACTGGGAGAGCGGCGAGCTCACGCTCACCCTCGAGACACCGGCCGGCGAGTCGATCGACGTCACCCTCGACCTCGAGGCCTCCGCCGCCGAGAACGCCCAGCGACGGTACGAACGCGCGGGAACACTCGAGGCGGAGCTCGAAGAACGCGAGGCCGTGGCAGGCGAACTGGACGCCGAGCTGACGGCCATCGACGGGACGTGCGAGGAACTGGCCTCGAGCGGGCTCGTAGCCGTCGACTCGGCGGGCGACGGTGGCGTAACCGACTACCGGCTCTCCGAGACCGGCGAGCAGCTGCTGGCGCACCTCGAGAAACGCGAAGGGAGAGTCGACTTCCTGCGCTGGCTCGAGGACGCGGCGACGCTCGCCCGGCGGCTCTGGCGTGGAGGCCCCGACTACCCACAGCTGACGGCCGTCGAGGTCGGGCTGGACCTCGGGCACGTCCGCCAGCTCTACCGGGCGATGGAGGCGGTCAGGCTCGTCGAGACCTACGACGGCTCGATCATCAAGGGAACGGAGCGCAAGCTCAAGCCCAAGACCGAGACTCACCGCAAGCACACCTACTACGTCAGTAACCCACGACTGAAGTCGTGGGCTTGTCAGTGGACTCCCCTTCTGCCGTCGATTTGA